Proteins from a single region of Psilocybe cubensis strain MGC-MH-2018 chromosome 3, whole genome shotgun sequence:
- a CDS encoding Peroxisomal biogenesis factor 6: MTFFFDNDQVLTSTWSFKEEEKSDDDAVVLLGHRLWQALSSKPASGRICISLAPVSSASDASNVLRSVLSWASLNDKDPNQPLLIPSAWVKKHPQIFTSSSRELFVKLEEPLTLTAVIVTALSDDAYEKASSEQSVVDTLLFNNHPILHEGDVLAYTGDVTRDLNKTRLEYRLELLEPVMQGIAAKGTTKIILMSSQNFESSTISDQDSSESTDGTQDAIEIDEEFLGSSVMNLNLDSPREHDAYTSDSSQDGEASWSGYTPINLSAPVDASQDDCTLYVRTADLGKLGLLSGYWAIAGIKPSSSRLVRIIANDDAVKSTGSLAGSPLLIHNTYGDEAESYARSPPQLSIRSSPFGSSNPAIPTARAITIARVASPASINRQYQPLFLESLKRHFASRKRLLKQGDVIAVSIDTDVARLNPDHEHGTFGTSRDFRPNEVVFFKVTNIEYDVVNHANSSVQDLYTGSTLGELGCWVDTSITRMIQTGIEHSRVPRVRSYMNIGNSKSYSRLLTLPASRLIGADSPYAKIHALTSAALSQRAMDYNLQLSFLLKGGRGIGKFTVASWVAESLGLHLLEVNCYDIIGDTDVKTEATLRVRLDQAKECTPCLLVLRNLEALSQTTQAPEPGKEPVIANVLAECLNDIQNGWKLTGYPVIVLGTTSESGRVPKSLQSCFKQEINIEAPDEVERLEILQCLVSGEIIGSDVSLQHVATQTAALLAGDLRDLVARAKAASIDRATSTSGLVKNDTFLRNIALSAADFDVALSKARESYSESIGAPKIPSVSWDDVGGLAHVKTDILDTIQLPLEHPELFADGLKKRSGILLYGPPGTGKTLIAKAVATSCSLNFFSVKGPELLNMYIGESEANVRRVFQRARDAKPCVIFFDELDSVAPKRGNQGDSGGVMDRIVSQLLAELDGMSGAGGGDVFVIGATNRPDLLDPALLRPGRFDRMLYLGVSDTHEAQLNILEALTRKFRLDPDLDLRSIAEKCPFNYTGADFYALCSDAMLNAMSRKAEEIEEKLAQLNAQPGPYVHPHPITPQYYLAELAKPDEILVYVSKRDFERALDMLVPSVSQAEMEHYALVQKRFSKIKEENETESANESKGKGKGKAREA; encoded by the exons ATGACTTTCTTTTTCGACAACGATCAAGTGCTTACTTCGACATGGTCCttcaaggaagaagaaaaatccGACGACGATGCGGTCGTTCTCCTTGGACACCGCCTTTGGCAAGCCTTAAGCTCTAAGCCCGCCTCCGGCCGCATCTGCATCTCACTTGCACCTGTTTCCTCTGCCTCGGACGCGTCAAACGTGTTGAGGTCTGTTTTATCATGGGCATCTCTCAATGACAAG GATCCAAACCAACCTCTCCTAATTCCGTCTGCTTGGGTGAAAAAACACCCTCAAATATTCACCTCATCATCCAGGGAACTGTTTGTCAAACTAGAGGAACCATTAACCCTCACAGCGGTGATAGTCACTGCCCTTTCCGATGATGCGTATGAAAAAGCATCTTCAGAACAATCTGTTGTCGACACTCTGTTATTCAACAACCATCCGATATTGCATGAAGGAGATGTTCTCGCATACACAGGAGACGTGACCAGGGACCTCAATAAGACACGTTTGGAATACAGGTTGGAACTCCTAGAACCTGTCATGCAAGGAATTGCAGCGAAGGGTACTACGAAAATCATTCTTATGTCGTCCCAGAACTTTGAATCCTCTACAATATCTGATCAAGATTCTTCTGAATCAACGGATGGCACGCAGGATGCAATAGAAATAGACGAGGAGTTCCTTGGAAGTTCTGTCATGAATCTCAATTTAGACTCACCTCGAGAGCACGATGCATATACCAGTGATTCTAGCCAGGATGGAGAAGCATCTTGGTCTGGGTACACACCCATCAATTTGTCTGCCCCCGTAGATGCTTCGCAAGACGATTGCACTTTGTATGTTCGTACGGCCGACTTGGGGAAATTAGGGTTACTTAGCGGATACTGG GCAATTGCAGGCATCAAACCTTCTAGCTCACGTCTTGTGCGTATAATTGCCAACGACGATGCTGTCAAATCAAC TGGGAGTTTGGCAGGGTCCCCTTTACTCATACACAATACGTATGGCGATGAGGCAGAAAGCTATGCAAGGAGTCCACCCCAGCTGTCTATCAGATCCAGCCCTTTTGGGTCCTCTAATCCTGCAATACCAACCGCTCGTGCTATCACCATAGCCCGTGTAGCATCACCAGCGTCGATTAATCGTCAATACCAGCCACTCTTTTTAGAATCTTTAAAACGCCATTTTGCTTCGAGAAAGAGGTTGTTAAAACAGGGGGATGTTATTGCGGTATCTATTGACACTGATGTCGCGCGTCTAAATCCTGACCACGAACACGGTACATTCGGAACCAG CCGTGACTTCCGCCCGAATGAGGTGGTTTTCTTCAAAGTGACCAACATTGAGTATGACGTGGTGAACCATGCAAATTCCTCAGTTCAGGACCTATACACTGGATCTACACTGGGTGAACTTGGTTGTTGGGTGGATACTTCTATCACACGGATGATTCAAACGGGAATCGAGCATTCTAGAGTTCCTAGGGTGCGCTCTTACATGAACATTGGCAA CAGTAAATCGTATTCCCGACTATTAACACTCCCTGCGTCTCGTCTTATTGGCGCGGACAGCCCGTACGCCAAGATTCACGCATTAACATCAGCGGCATTGTCTCAAAGAGCAATGGACTATAATCTGCAACTTTCATTCTTGCTGAAAGGCGGAAGAGGGATTGGAAAATTCACAGTGGCATCTTGGGTTGCCGAGTCTCTGGGACTTCACCTATTAGAG GTCAACTGTTATGACATTATAGGAGACACCGATGTGAAAACCGAAGCTACTTTGCGAGTACGGCTGGACCAAGCCAAGGAATGCACACCATGTTTACTCGTGCTGCGTAACTTGGAGGCTCTATCACAGACCACACAAGCACCCGAGCCAGGAAAAG AGCCTGTGATTGCGAATGTTCTGGCAGAGTGCTTGAACGATATACAAAATGGATGGAAATTGACTGGATACCCTGTGATTGTGTTGGGAACGACCAGCGAGAGTGGCCGTGTACCGAAAAGCCTGCAGAGTTGTTTCAAGCAGGAGATCAATATCGAg GCTCCAGACGAAGTGGAACGACTAGAAATTCTGCAATGCCTTGTCAGCGGGGAGATCATTGGATCTGATGTTTCGTTGCAACATGTAGCTACGCAGACAGCAGCTTTGCTCGCTGGTGACCTGCGCGATCTTGTTGCACGTGCAAAAGCAGCATCTATAGACCGGGCAACGAGCACAAG TGGACTTGTCAAGAATGATACATTCCTGCGGAATATTGCGCTCTCTGCGGCTGACTTTGATGTAGCACTTTCAAAAGCACGCGAGTCGTATTCTGAGAGCATTGGTGCGCCTAAAATTCCCAGTGTTTCATGGGACGACGTTGGTGGGCTGGCACACGTCAAGACGGACATTTTGGATACCATCCAGCTACCTTTGGAACACCCCGAGCTGTTTGCAGACGGACTGAAGAAACGATCAG gaaTCCTTCTGTACGGCCCACCAGGGACGGGAAAGACGCTGATAGCAAAGGCGGTCGCGACGTCGTGCTCGCTCAACTTTTTCTCAGTCAAGGGCCCGGAGCTGCTGAACATGTACATCGGCGAGTCCGAGGCGAACGTGCGGCGGGTGTTCCAGCGGGCGCGGGATGCGAAGCCGTGCGTGATCTTTTTCGACGAGCTGGACTCTGTCGCGCCGAAGCGGGGCAACCAGGGCGACTCGGGCGGTGTGATGGACAGAATTGTGAGTCAGTTGCTGGCGGAGCTGGATGGGATGTCGGGTGCGGGCGGCGGGGACGTGTTTGTGATTGGCGCGACGAACAGGCCGGATTTGTTGGATCCTGCGTTGCTTAGACCTGGAAG GTTTGACCGGATGTTGTATTTGGGCGTCAGCGATACACATGAGGCGCAGTTGAACATTCTCGAAGCGCTGACGCGCAAGTTTAGACTGGATCCGGATCTGGACTTGCGCTCTATAGCGGAAAAATGTCCGTTCAATTATACCGGCGCGGACTTTTACGCACTGTGCTCGGACGCGATGCTCAACGCGATGTCGCGCAAGGCAGAAGAGATTGAGGAAAAACTGG CGCAACTCAACGCGCAACCGGGGCCGTATGTGCACCCGCATCCTATCACGCCGCAGTATTATCTCGCTGAGCTGGCCAAGCCTGATGAAATCCTTGTGTATGTCTCGAAACGCGATTTTGAGCGGGCGCTGGATATGCTTGTGCCGAGTGTGAGTCAGGCGGAGATGGAGCATTATGCGCTGGTGCAGAAGCGGTTCTCAAAGATCAAAGAGGAGAATGAGACGGAGAGCGCTAACGAGAGCAAAGGgaagggaaaagggaaagcgAGAGAGGCGTAG